The following proteins are co-located in the Doryrhamphus excisus isolate RoL2022-K1 chromosome 15, RoL_Dexc_1.0, whole genome shotgun sequence genome:
- the atp6v0a1a gene encoding V-type proton ATPase 116 kDa subunit a isoform X2 → MGELFRSEEMTLAQLFLQSEAAYCCVSELGEIGMVQFRDLNPDVNVFQRKFVNEVRRCEEMDRKLRFVEKEIKKANIPIVDTGENPEVPFPRDMIDLEATFEKLENELKEINTNQEALKKNFLELTELKHILRRTQQFFDEMEDPTLLEESSTLLDPNEAHRGAPLRLGFVAGVIGRERIPTFERMLWRVCRGNVFLRQADIEDPLEDPHSSDQVHKSVFIIFFQGDQLKNRVKKICEGFRATLYPCPETPQERKEMLAGVNARIDDLQMVLNQTEDHRQRVLQAAAKAVRVWFIKVRKMKAIYHTLNLCNIDVTQKCLIAEVWCPVSDLDSIQFALRRGTEKSGSTVPSILNRMQTKQTPPTYNKTNKFTSGFQNIVDAYGIGSYREINPAPYTIITFPFLFAVMFGDLGHGVLMTCAALYLVLRESRLIAQKNDNEMFSMVFAGRYIILLMGIFSIYTGIIYNDCFSKSLNVFGSGWSVRPMFDARVGGNWTMELLESTLVLQLDPVVDGVFRGPYPIGIDPIWNIAKNKLTFLNSFKMKMSVILGVIHMLFGVTLSLFNHLYFKKPLNIYLGFIPEIVFMASLFGYLVLLVFYKWLSYDARTSRDAPSLLIAFINMFLFNYSDPSVKPLYTGQQVLQSLLVIIALACVPCMLIVKTLVLRRQYLWRKNLGTQNFGGIRVGNGPTEDEAEIIQHDQLSQHSEEEPEAHEEEEFNFADVAVHQAIHTIEYCLGCISNTASYLRLWALSLAHAQLSEVLWSMVMHIGLSTRSLAGFFLLAIVFYFFAVLTVAILLIMEGLSAFLHALRLHWVEFQNKFYSGQGFKFLPFTFESILDGKFED, encoded by the exons ATGGGGGAACTCTTCAGAAGCGAGGAGATGACGCTGGCTCAGCTCTTCCTGCAGTCGGAAGCGGCCTACTGTTGCGTCAGTGAACTGGGAGAGATCGGGATGGTGCAGTTCCGTGAT TTAAACCCTGATGTCAACGTCTTCCAACGCAAGTTTGTCAACGAAGTGCGGCGATGTGAGGAAATGGATCGCAAACTGA GGTTTGTGGAGAAGGAGATCAAGAAGGCCAACATCCCAATAGTCGACACCGGCGAGAACCCAGAAGTCCCCTTCCCTAGAGACATGATCGACCTGGAG GCCACCTTTGAGAAGCTGGAAAACGAACTGAAGGAAATAAACACCAACCAGGAAGCCCTGAAGAAGAACTTCCTGGAGCTGACCGAGCTCAAGCACATTCTGCGGCGCACTCAGCAGTTTTTTGATGAG ATGGAGGACCCGACTCTACTGGAGGAGTCATCCACCCTGCTGGACCCCAACGAGGCCCATCGAGGAGCTCCATTGCGGCTTGG ATTTGTGGCGGGAGTCATCGGAAGGGAACGCATTCCCACGTTTGAGAGGATGCTGTGGAGAGTTTGCAGAGGGAACGTGTTCCTGAGGCAGGCTGACATCGAAGACCCCCTGGAGGACCCCCATTCG AGCGATCAGGTCCACAAGTCggtcttcatcatcttcttccAGGGAGACCAGCTGAAGAATAGAGTGAAGAAGATCTGCGAGGG CTTCCGAGCAACCTTGTACCCGTGTCCCGAAACCCCCCAGGAGAGGAAAGAGATGCTGGCGGGGGTGAACGCTCGCATCGATGACCTGCAAATG GTGCTGAACCAGACCGAGGACCACAGACAGAGGGTCCTGCAGGCGGCGGCCAAGGCGGTGCGCGTGTGGTTCATCAAGGTGAGGAAGATGAAGGCCATCTACCACACCCTCAACCTTTGCAACATCGACGTCACCCAGAAGTGTCTCATCGCCGAGGTGTGGTGCCCGGTCTCGGACCTGGACTCCATTCAGTTCGCTCTGCGCAGGGGCACG GAGAAGAGTGGCTCCACCGTGCCTTCCATCCTGAACAGGATGCAGACCAAACAGACCCCGCCCACCTACAACAAGACAAACAAGTTCACCTCGGGCTTTCAAAACATTGTGGACGCCTACGGAATCGGCAGCTACCGTGAGATCAACCCAG CGCCATACACCATCATCACTTTCCCCTTCCTCTTTGCCGTCATGTTCGGCGACCTGGGCCACGGCGTGCTCATGACCTGCGCCGCTCTCTATCTCGTGTTGAGGGAGAGCCGCCTGATCGCTCAGAAGAACGACAACGAG ATGTTCAGTATGGTGTTCGCCGGACGCTACATCATCCTACTCATGGGAATCTTCTCCATCTACACGGGCATCATCTACAACGACTGCTTCTCCAAGTCTTTAAACGTCTTTGGCTCGGGCTGGAGCGTCCGCCCTATGTTTGACGCCCGAGTGGGAGGCAACTGGAC GATGGAGTTACTTGAAAGCACCTTGGTTTTGCAGTTGGACCCGGTGGTAGATGGTGTGTTCAGAGGACCCTACCCCATCGGCATTGACCCG ATCTGGAATATTGCGAAAAACAAGCTGACTTTCCTCAACTCcttcaaaatgaaaatgtccGTCATCCTGGGAGTCATCCACATGCTGTTTGGCGTCACCCTCAGCCTCTTCAACCATCT GTACTTCAAGAAGCCCCTGAACATCTACTTGGGCTTCATTCCTGAGATTGTTTTCATGGCCAGCCTCTTCGGCTACCTGGTGCTGCTCGTTTTCTACAAGTGGCTGTCGTACGACGCCCGGACATCCCGAGACGCTCCGAGTCTTCTCATCGCCTTTATTAACATGTTCCTGTTCAACTACAGTGACCCTAGTGTCAAACCTCTTTATACCGGACAG CAAGTCCTGCAGTCTCTCCTGGTAATCATCGCCTTGGCGTGCGTTCCTTGCATGTTAATCGTGAAAACTCTGGTGCTGCGGCGGCAGTACCTGTGGCGCAAGAACCTT GGCACGCAAAACTTCGGCGGCATCCGGGTGGGCAACGGGCCCACCGAGGACGAGGCGGAAATCATCCAGCACGACCAGCTGTCGCAACACTCCGAAGAGGAACCCGAG GCCCATGAGGAGGAAGAG TTTAACTTTGCAGACGTTGCAGTGCACCAGGCCATTCACACCATCGAGTACTGCCTGGGATGCATTTCCAACACGGCCTCCTATCTCAGGCTTTGGGCTCTCAGTTTGGCTCACGCAC AGCTCTCCGAGGTTCTGTGGTCCATGGTGATGCACATCGGCCTCTCCACGCGCAGCCTGGCCGGCTTCTTCCTGCTGGCCATCGTTTTTTACTTCTTCGCCGTTCTCACCGTGGCTattcttctcatcatggaaggcCTGTCCGCTTTCCTGCACGCGCTCAGGCTGCACTG GGTGGAGTTTCAGAACAAGTTCTACTCAGGTCAGGGCTTCAAGTTCCTCCCTTTCACCTTTGAAAGCATCCTGGATGGAAAGTTTGAAGACTGA
- the atp6v0a1a gene encoding V-type proton ATPase 116 kDa subunit a isoform X3, giving the protein MGELFRSEEMTLAQLFLQSEAAYCCVSELGEIGMVQFRDLNPDVNVFQRKFVNEVRRCEEMDRKLRFVEKEIKKANIPIVDTGENPEVPFPRDMIDLEATFEKLENELKEINTNQEALKKNFLELTELKHILRRTQQFFDEMEDPTLLEESSTLLDPNEAHRGAPLRLGFVAGVIGRERIPTFERMLWRVCRGNVFLRQADIEDPLEDPHSSDQVHKSVFIIFFQGDQLKNRVKKICEGFRATLYPCPETPQERKEMLAGVNARIDDLQMVLNQTEDHRQRVLQAAAKAVRVWFIKVRKMKAIYHTLNLCNIDVTQKCLIAEVWCPVSDLDSIQFALRRGTEKSGSTVPSILNRMQTKQTPPTYNKTNKFTSGFQNIVDAYGIGSYREINPAPYTIITFPFLFAVMFGDLGHGVLMTCAALYLVLRESRLIAQKNDNEMFSMVFAGRYIILLMGIFSIYTGIIYNDCFSKSLNVFGSGWSVRPMFDARVGGNWTMELLESTLVLQLDPVVDGVFRGPYPIGIDPIWNIAKNKLTFLNSFKMKMSVILGVIHMLFGVTLSLFNHLYFKKPLNIYLGFIPEIVFMASLFGYLVLLVFYKWLSYDARTSRDAPSLLIAFINMFLFNYSDPSVKPLYTGQQVLQSLLVIIALACVPCMLIVKTLVLRRQYLWRKNLGTQNFGGIRVGNGPTEDEAEIIQHDQLSQHSEEEPEFNFADVAVHQAIHTIEYCLGCISNTASYLRLWALSLAHAQLSEVLWSMVMHIGLSTRSLAGFFLLAIVFYFFAVLTVAILLIMEGLSAFLHALRLHWVEFQNKFYSGQGFKFLPFTFESILDGKFED; this is encoded by the exons ATGGGGGAACTCTTCAGAAGCGAGGAGATGACGCTGGCTCAGCTCTTCCTGCAGTCGGAAGCGGCCTACTGTTGCGTCAGTGAACTGGGAGAGATCGGGATGGTGCAGTTCCGTGAT TTAAACCCTGATGTCAACGTCTTCCAACGCAAGTTTGTCAACGAAGTGCGGCGATGTGAGGAAATGGATCGCAAACTGA GGTTTGTGGAGAAGGAGATCAAGAAGGCCAACATCCCAATAGTCGACACCGGCGAGAACCCAGAAGTCCCCTTCCCTAGAGACATGATCGACCTGGAG GCCACCTTTGAGAAGCTGGAAAACGAACTGAAGGAAATAAACACCAACCAGGAAGCCCTGAAGAAGAACTTCCTGGAGCTGACCGAGCTCAAGCACATTCTGCGGCGCACTCAGCAGTTTTTTGATGAG ATGGAGGACCCGACTCTACTGGAGGAGTCATCCACCCTGCTGGACCCCAACGAGGCCCATCGAGGAGCTCCATTGCGGCTTGG ATTTGTGGCGGGAGTCATCGGAAGGGAACGCATTCCCACGTTTGAGAGGATGCTGTGGAGAGTTTGCAGAGGGAACGTGTTCCTGAGGCAGGCTGACATCGAAGACCCCCTGGAGGACCCCCATTCG AGCGATCAGGTCCACAAGTCggtcttcatcatcttcttccAGGGAGACCAGCTGAAGAATAGAGTGAAGAAGATCTGCGAGGG CTTCCGAGCAACCTTGTACCCGTGTCCCGAAACCCCCCAGGAGAGGAAAGAGATGCTGGCGGGGGTGAACGCTCGCATCGATGACCTGCAAATG GTGCTGAACCAGACCGAGGACCACAGACAGAGGGTCCTGCAGGCGGCGGCCAAGGCGGTGCGCGTGTGGTTCATCAAGGTGAGGAAGATGAAGGCCATCTACCACACCCTCAACCTTTGCAACATCGACGTCACCCAGAAGTGTCTCATCGCCGAGGTGTGGTGCCCGGTCTCGGACCTGGACTCCATTCAGTTCGCTCTGCGCAGGGGCACG GAGAAGAGTGGCTCCACCGTGCCTTCCATCCTGAACAGGATGCAGACCAAACAGACCCCGCCCACCTACAACAAGACAAACAAGTTCACCTCGGGCTTTCAAAACATTGTGGACGCCTACGGAATCGGCAGCTACCGTGAGATCAACCCAG CGCCATACACCATCATCACTTTCCCCTTCCTCTTTGCCGTCATGTTCGGCGACCTGGGCCACGGCGTGCTCATGACCTGCGCCGCTCTCTATCTCGTGTTGAGGGAGAGCCGCCTGATCGCTCAGAAGAACGACAACGAG ATGTTCAGTATGGTGTTCGCCGGACGCTACATCATCCTACTCATGGGAATCTTCTCCATCTACACGGGCATCATCTACAACGACTGCTTCTCCAAGTCTTTAAACGTCTTTGGCTCGGGCTGGAGCGTCCGCCCTATGTTTGACGCCCGAGTGGGAGGCAACTGGAC GATGGAGTTACTTGAAAGCACCTTGGTTTTGCAGTTGGACCCGGTGGTAGATGGTGTGTTCAGAGGACCCTACCCCATCGGCATTGACCCG ATCTGGAATATTGCGAAAAACAAGCTGACTTTCCTCAACTCcttcaaaatgaaaatgtccGTCATCCTGGGAGTCATCCACATGCTGTTTGGCGTCACCCTCAGCCTCTTCAACCATCT GTACTTCAAGAAGCCCCTGAACATCTACTTGGGCTTCATTCCTGAGATTGTTTTCATGGCCAGCCTCTTCGGCTACCTGGTGCTGCTCGTTTTCTACAAGTGGCTGTCGTACGACGCCCGGACATCCCGAGACGCTCCGAGTCTTCTCATCGCCTTTATTAACATGTTCCTGTTCAACTACAGTGACCCTAGTGTCAAACCTCTTTATACCGGACAG CAAGTCCTGCAGTCTCTCCTGGTAATCATCGCCTTGGCGTGCGTTCCTTGCATGTTAATCGTGAAAACTCTGGTGCTGCGGCGGCAGTACCTGTGGCGCAAGAACCTT GGCACGCAAAACTTCGGCGGCATCCGGGTGGGCAACGGGCCCACCGAGGACGAGGCGGAAATCATCCAGCACGACCAGCTGTCGCAACACTCCGAAGAGGAACCCGAG TTTAACTTTGCAGACGTTGCAGTGCACCAGGCCATTCACACCATCGAGTACTGCCTGGGATGCATTTCCAACACGGCCTCCTATCTCAGGCTTTGGGCTCTCAGTTTGGCTCACGCAC AGCTCTCCGAGGTTCTGTGGTCCATGGTGATGCACATCGGCCTCTCCACGCGCAGCCTGGCCGGCTTCTTCCTGCTGGCCATCGTTTTTTACTTCTTCGCCGTTCTCACCGTGGCTattcttctcatcatggaaggcCTGTCCGCTTTCCTGCACGCGCTCAGGCTGCACTG GGTGGAGTTTCAGAACAAGTTCTACTCAGGTCAGGGCTTCAAGTTCCTCCCTTTCACCTTTGAAAGCATCCTGGATGGAAAGTTTGAAGACTGA
- the atp6v0a1a gene encoding V-type proton ATPase 116 kDa subunit a isoform X1, with amino-acid sequence MGELFRSEEMTLAQLFLQSEAAYCCVSELGEIGMVQFRDLNPDVNVFQRKFVNEVRRCEEMDRKLRFVEKEIKKANIPIVDTGENPEVPFPRDMIDLEATFEKLENELKEINTNQEALKKNFLELTELKHILRRTQQFFDEMEDPTLLEESSTLLDPNEAHRGAPLRLGFVAGVIGRERIPTFERMLWRVCRGNVFLRQADIEDPLEDPHSSDQVHKSVFIIFFQGDQLKNRVKKICEGFRATLYPCPETPQERKEMLAGVNARIDDLQMVLNQTEDHRQRVLQAAAKAVRVWFIKVRKMKAIYHTLNLCNIDVTQKCLIAEVWCPVSDLDSIQFALRRGTEKSGSTVPSILNRMQTKQTPPTYNKTNKFTSGFQNIVDAYGIGSYREINPAPYTIITFPFLFAVMFGDLGHGVLMTCAALYLVLRESRLIAQKNDNEMFSMVFAGRYIILLMGIFSIYTGIIYNDCFSKSLNVFGSGWSVRPMFDARVGGNWTMELLESTLVLQLDPVVDGVFRGPYPIGIDPIWNIAKNKLTFLNSFKMKMSVILGVIHMLFGVTLSLFNHLYFKKPLNIYLGFIPEIVFMASLFGYLVLLVFYKWLSYDARTSRDAPSLLIAFINMFLFNYSDPSVKPLYTGQQVLQSLLVIIALACVPCMLIVKTLVLRRQYLWRKNLGTQNFGGIRVGNGPTEDEAEIIQHDQLSQHSEEEPERCLLSSAFKAHEEEEFNFADVAVHQAIHTIEYCLGCISNTASYLRLWALSLAHAQLSEVLWSMVMHIGLSTRSLAGFFLLAIVFYFFAVLTVAILLIMEGLSAFLHALRLHWVEFQNKFYSGQGFKFLPFTFESILDGKFED; translated from the exons ATGGGGGAACTCTTCAGAAGCGAGGAGATGACGCTGGCTCAGCTCTTCCTGCAGTCGGAAGCGGCCTACTGTTGCGTCAGTGAACTGGGAGAGATCGGGATGGTGCAGTTCCGTGAT TTAAACCCTGATGTCAACGTCTTCCAACGCAAGTTTGTCAACGAAGTGCGGCGATGTGAGGAAATGGATCGCAAACTGA GGTTTGTGGAGAAGGAGATCAAGAAGGCCAACATCCCAATAGTCGACACCGGCGAGAACCCAGAAGTCCCCTTCCCTAGAGACATGATCGACCTGGAG GCCACCTTTGAGAAGCTGGAAAACGAACTGAAGGAAATAAACACCAACCAGGAAGCCCTGAAGAAGAACTTCCTGGAGCTGACCGAGCTCAAGCACATTCTGCGGCGCACTCAGCAGTTTTTTGATGAG ATGGAGGACCCGACTCTACTGGAGGAGTCATCCACCCTGCTGGACCCCAACGAGGCCCATCGAGGAGCTCCATTGCGGCTTGG ATTTGTGGCGGGAGTCATCGGAAGGGAACGCATTCCCACGTTTGAGAGGATGCTGTGGAGAGTTTGCAGAGGGAACGTGTTCCTGAGGCAGGCTGACATCGAAGACCCCCTGGAGGACCCCCATTCG AGCGATCAGGTCCACAAGTCggtcttcatcatcttcttccAGGGAGACCAGCTGAAGAATAGAGTGAAGAAGATCTGCGAGGG CTTCCGAGCAACCTTGTACCCGTGTCCCGAAACCCCCCAGGAGAGGAAAGAGATGCTGGCGGGGGTGAACGCTCGCATCGATGACCTGCAAATG GTGCTGAACCAGACCGAGGACCACAGACAGAGGGTCCTGCAGGCGGCGGCCAAGGCGGTGCGCGTGTGGTTCATCAAGGTGAGGAAGATGAAGGCCATCTACCACACCCTCAACCTTTGCAACATCGACGTCACCCAGAAGTGTCTCATCGCCGAGGTGTGGTGCCCGGTCTCGGACCTGGACTCCATTCAGTTCGCTCTGCGCAGGGGCACG GAGAAGAGTGGCTCCACCGTGCCTTCCATCCTGAACAGGATGCAGACCAAACAGACCCCGCCCACCTACAACAAGACAAACAAGTTCACCTCGGGCTTTCAAAACATTGTGGACGCCTACGGAATCGGCAGCTACCGTGAGATCAACCCAG CGCCATACACCATCATCACTTTCCCCTTCCTCTTTGCCGTCATGTTCGGCGACCTGGGCCACGGCGTGCTCATGACCTGCGCCGCTCTCTATCTCGTGTTGAGGGAGAGCCGCCTGATCGCTCAGAAGAACGACAACGAG ATGTTCAGTATGGTGTTCGCCGGACGCTACATCATCCTACTCATGGGAATCTTCTCCATCTACACGGGCATCATCTACAACGACTGCTTCTCCAAGTCTTTAAACGTCTTTGGCTCGGGCTGGAGCGTCCGCCCTATGTTTGACGCCCGAGTGGGAGGCAACTGGAC GATGGAGTTACTTGAAAGCACCTTGGTTTTGCAGTTGGACCCGGTGGTAGATGGTGTGTTCAGAGGACCCTACCCCATCGGCATTGACCCG ATCTGGAATATTGCGAAAAACAAGCTGACTTTCCTCAACTCcttcaaaatgaaaatgtccGTCATCCTGGGAGTCATCCACATGCTGTTTGGCGTCACCCTCAGCCTCTTCAACCATCT GTACTTCAAGAAGCCCCTGAACATCTACTTGGGCTTCATTCCTGAGATTGTTTTCATGGCCAGCCTCTTCGGCTACCTGGTGCTGCTCGTTTTCTACAAGTGGCTGTCGTACGACGCCCGGACATCCCGAGACGCTCCGAGTCTTCTCATCGCCTTTATTAACATGTTCCTGTTCAACTACAGTGACCCTAGTGTCAAACCTCTTTATACCGGACAG CAAGTCCTGCAGTCTCTCCTGGTAATCATCGCCTTGGCGTGCGTTCCTTGCATGTTAATCGTGAAAACTCTGGTGCTGCGGCGGCAGTACCTGTGGCGCAAGAACCTT GGCACGCAAAACTTCGGCGGCATCCGGGTGGGCAACGGGCCCACCGAGGACGAGGCGGAAATCATCCAGCACGACCAGCTGTCGCAACACTCCGAAGAGGAACCCGAG CGTTGCCTTCTGTCGTCTGCTTTCAAGGCCCATGAGGAGGAAGAG TTTAACTTTGCAGACGTTGCAGTGCACCAGGCCATTCACACCATCGAGTACTGCCTGGGATGCATTTCCAACACGGCCTCCTATCTCAGGCTTTGGGCTCTCAGTTTGGCTCACGCAC AGCTCTCCGAGGTTCTGTGGTCCATGGTGATGCACATCGGCCTCTCCACGCGCAGCCTGGCCGGCTTCTTCCTGCTGGCCATCGTTTTTTACTTCTTCGCCGTTCTCACCGTGGCTattcttctcatcatggaaggcCTGTCCGCTTTCCTGCACGCGCTCAGGCTGCACTG GGTGGAGTTTCAGAACAAGTTCTACTCAGGTCAGGGCTTCAAGTTCCTCCCTTTCACCTTTGAAAGCATCCTGGATGGAAAGTTTGAAGACTGA